Proteins encoded together in one Musa acuminata AAA Group cultivar baxijiao chromosome BXJ3-6, Cavendish_Baxijiao_AAA, whole genome shotgun sequence window:
- the LOC135580990 gene encoding uncharacterized protein LOC135580990 isoform X2, whose product MADRSAAAAKPIWMKQAEEAKIKSEAEKAAAAKAAFEATFKAMEKAKAKEEEEESSDSDGDEPEDLALKPIGPVDPSKCIAAGAGIAGGTACAPCTFTVVTKDSDSRKIPTGGAQIKVKISPGVGVGGSDQEGMVKDQGDGAYAVTYAVPKRGNYMVHVDCNGKPIMGSPFPVFFSAGTAIGATSLPAVSSYPNMVNQTMPNMPNYAGSVSGAFPGLLGMTPGVASGSAGGVVLQGIGASLGEICREYLNGRCSKTDCKLNHPPHNLLMSALAATSTMGTLSQAPMAPSAAAMAAAQAIVAARALQAHAAQMQAQSAGGSPGSSDEASKSDALKKTIQVSNLSPLLTVDHLKQLFGYCGTVVDCTITESKHFAYIEYTKAEEATAALALNNMDVGGRPLNVEMAKSLPSKSAVGNSSLPLVMQQAVAMQQMQFQQALMMQQAMASQQAAARAATMKSATEMASARAAEISKMLKAEGLVSDDKEVKRKSRSPSIPRRDSKSRSRSPIKYRRSRYSRSLSPAVRHSRDQRSRSPIRSRHSRHDDRSYRVDRDLYSRRRERDRSRDHYSGSRRNRSRSSSPQRKSSRAGSRSPKQHRESASSRTKRSSRADSRSPRHHKSSRLSPVNSHRSSSHRGRHSRSRSRSIERKHHSNEKEDSRKTEKSKQDYKRLERSNESSKDPKRSRDIKEDKSVAHSTGGPKRRSLSPKDERSANKHKRSKLDDSSSEKADTVNKDQNIDGECSESIGDKKSVQSSTLKQHRNLEDGDDVKHAEKRYSSRHESSRSSHRKHEKSDSATTERERPTVESTHLRDDKRSSHHSSSRSHRTSRRLEEGSLKAAIDQNKVEKLKEDNIKTSGLEAVITKESQISDDIHGKSDNCSKLEPHMSSPCLTGDESMRNSKASTGDTNHIEGTFTGLTKDCNVENVTCKVSLMVGTDDHTENKEAEFQTTELENRSSIKIKENVGQDPADLDDDCWQKTADLAAKYPPYVDQGSVYTKSGMSPSGTDITARKSKYTELKGPQSTIPDKIGVEGAPNVDSTNITSITKEWYIDRDYKPDELGTSHMNQQSSNLVAHVGSLFEGQINGLSNNEKIKEKSETEEYGCVQTIQSVPLDHGNPSDSKEIRNVESSSALMR is encoded by the exons ATGGCGGATCGGAGCGCGGCGGCTGCGAAGCCCATATGGATGAAGCAGGCAGAGGAGGCTAAGATCAAGAGTGAGGCGGAGAAGGCGGCAGCGGCAAAGGCCGCTTTCGAGGCCACTTTCAAGGCTATGGAGAAGGCCaaggcgaaggaggaggaggaggaatcttCCGACAGCGACGGGGACGAGCCGGAAGACCTTGCGTTGAAGCCCATCGGCCCCGTGGACCCATCCAAGTGCATCGCCGCTGGCGCTGGGATCGCCGGAGGCACCGCTTGCGCGCCGTGCACCTTCACTGTCGTAACCAAGGATTCTGACAGCCGGAAGATTCCCACCGGTGGAGCCCAGATCAAGGTGAAGATCTCGCCTGGTGTTGGAGTCGGGGGCTCCGATCAAGAGGGTATGGTTAAGGATCAGGGGGACGGGGCGTACGCCGTGACCTATGCAGTGCCCAAGCGCGGGAACTACATGGTGCATGTTGATTGCAACGGGAAGCCAATCATGGGGAGCCCGTTCCCAGTGTTTTTTAGCGCCGGCACAGCCATAGGGGCAACGAGCTTGCCTGCGGTGTCCTCTTACCCCAATATGGTGAATCAGACAATGCCCAACATGCCAAACTATGCAGGCTCAGTATCTGGGGCATTCCCGGGGCTGTTAGGCATGACGCCTGGTGTTGCATCAGGATCCGCCGGAGGAGTGGTTTTGCAGGGGATTGGGGCATCACTGGGAGAGATCTGTCGGGAGTACTTGAATGGACGATGTTCGAAGACTGACTGCAAGCTCAATCACCCACCACATAATCTGCTGATGAGTGCACTAGCAGCAACGTCAACAATGGGGACCTTGAGTCAGGCCCCTATGGCCCCTTCAGCAGCTGCAATGGCTGCTGCTCAAGCAATTGTTGCTGCACGGGCTCTTCAAGCTCATGCTGCTCAGATGCAGGCCCAGTCTGCTGGGGGCTCACCAG GCTCATCTGATGAGGCTTCCAAATCTGATGCTTTGAAGAAAACAATACAAGTCAGTAATCTTAGTCCACTTCTTACAGTGGATCATCTCAAACAGCTTTTTGGTTACTGTGGAACTGTTGTTGATTGCACCATCACGGAATCGAAGCACTTTGCTTATATCGAATATACTAAGGCAGAAGAAGCAACTGCAGCTTTGGCACTTAACAACATGGATGTAGGGGGGCGTCCGTTGAATGTTGAGATGGCAAAGTCCCTTCCTTCTAAATCAGCCGTGGGAAATTCCTCATTACCGTTAGTTATGCAGCAAGCGGTTGCTATGCAACAGATGCAATTTCAACAAGCCTTAATGATGCAACAAGCAATGGCCTCGCAACAGGCTGCTGCTCGAGCAGCGACAATGAAATCTGCAACAGAGATGGCATCAGCAAGGGCAGCTGAAATAAGTAAAATGTTAAAAGCAGAAGGTCTAGTTAGTGATGACAAGGAAGTTAAAAGAAAGTCCAG GTCCCCATCTATCCCTCGCCGTGATTCCAAGTCTCGATCAAGGTCACCCATTAAGTATCGAAGAAGCAGGTATTCTCGGTCTCTGTCACCTGCAGTGAGACATTCCCGAGACCAAAGATCAAGATCACCAATAAGATCACGCCATTCACGTCATGATGACAGGTCGTACAGAGTTGATCGTGATCTCTATAGCAGAAGACGAGAAAGGGATAGATCACGTGATCATTACTCTGGCTCAAGGAGAAACAGAAGTAGGAGTTCAAGTCCTCAAAGAAAATCATCTCGAGCTGGATCGAGATCACCCAAGCAACACAGAGAAAGTGCAAGCTCCAGAACAAAGAGGTCATCTCGAGCCGATTCAAGATCGCCAAGGCATCATAAATCAAGTAGATTATCTCCAGTAAATAGTCATCGGTCTTCCTCTCATCGTGGTAGGCATTCTAGATCTAGATCTAGATCCATTGAGCGAAAGCATCATTCAAATGAAAAAGAAGACTCCAGAAAAACCGAAAAGTCAAAGCAAGATTATAAAAGATTGGAGAGAAGTAATGAGTCCTCTAAAGATCCAAAAAGGTCAAGGGACATTAAGGAAGATAAGTCTGTGGCACATTCAACTGGCGGTCCTAAACGAAGGTCCTTGTCACCCAAGGATGAGAGAAGTGCTAATAAGCACAAAAGGTCTAAGCTGGATGATTCAAGTTCTGAAAAAGCTGACACTGtgaacaaggatcaaaatatagATGGGGAGTGCTCCGAGTCAATAGGAGATAAGAAGTCTGTGCAGTCTTCAACTTTAAAACAGCACAGAAACTTGGAAGATGGTGATGATGTTAAGCATGCTGAAAAACGATATTCAAGCAGGCATGAGAGTTCAAGATCAAGTCACAGGAAGCATGAAAAAAGTGACTCGGCCACTACGGAGAGAGAACGTCCAACTGTTGAGTCCACACACTTGAGGGATGATAAAAGGTCTTCACATCATTCAAGTTCAAGATCTCACAGAACTTCTCGTCGTTTGGAAGAGGGGTCCCTCAAGGCTGCTATTGACCAGAACAAAGTGGAGAAGCTAAAAGAGGACAACATAAAAACTAGTGGACTCGAAGCTGTCATCACCAAGGAATCTCAAATTTCAGATGACATCCATGGAAAATCTGACAACTGTTCAAAGTTGGAGCCTCACATGTCAAGTCCCTGTTTGACTGGGGATGAATCTATGAGAAATTCTAAGGCTTCTACTGGAGACACAAATCACATAGAAGGTACTTTCACTGGATTGACAAAAGATTGTAATGTTGAAAATGTGACTTGTAAAGTAAGTTTAATGGTGGGTACTGATGATCATACTGAAAACAAAGAGGCAGAGTTCCAGACTACTGAACTTGAGAATCGCAGTTCCATCAAAATTAAGGAGAATGTTGGGCAAGACCCAGCAGATTTAGATGATGATTGCTGGCAAAAAACTGCTGATTTGGCTGCCAAGTATCCTCCATATGTTGATCAGGGATCGGTATACACTAAAAGTGGTATGTCACCTTCTGGAACAGATATTACTGCCAGGAAAAGTAAATACACTGAGTTGAAGGGACCTCAAAGTACCATTCCTGATAAAATAGGAGTTGAAGGGGCACCAAATGTTGATTCCACAAATATTACAAGCATTACTAAAGAATGGTACATTGATCGTGACTACAAACCAGATGAACTGGGTACAAGTCATATGAATCAGCAGTCATCAAacttagttgctcatgtgggctcCCTTTTTGAGGGGCAGATCAATGGTTTAAGCaataatgagaaaataaaagagaaaagtgAAACTGAGGAATATGGCTGTGTACAGACAATTCAGTCAGTACCCCTTGATCATGGGAACCCCAGTGATTCCAAAGAAATTAGAAACGTGGAATCCTCTTCTGCCTTAATG AGGTAA
- the LOC135580990 gene encoding uncharacterized protein LOC135580990 isoform X1, with translation MADRSAAAAKPIWMKQAEEAKIKSEAEKAAAAKAAFEATFKAMEKAKAKEEEEESSDSDGDEPEDLALKPIGPVDPSKCIAAGAGIAGGTACAPCTFTVVTKDSDSRKIPTGGAQIKVKISPGVGVGGSDQEGMVKDQGDGAYAVTYAVPKRGNYMVHVDCNGKPIMGSPFPVFFSAGTAIGATSLPAVSSYPNMVNQTMPNMPNYAGSVSGAFPGLLGMTPGVASGSAGGVVLQGIGASLGEICREYLNGRCSKTDCKLNHPPHNLLMSALAATSTMGTLSQAPMAPSAAAMAAAQAIVAARALQAHAAQMQAQSAGGSPGSSDEASKSDALKKTIQVSNLSPLLTVDHLKQLFGYCGTVVDCTITESKHFAYIEYTKAEEATAALALNNMDVGGRPLNVEMAKSLPSKSAVGNSSLPLVMQQAVAMQQMQFQQALMMQQAMASQQAAARAATMKSATEMASARAAEISKMLKAEGLVSDDKEVKRKSRSPSIPRRDSKSRSRSPIKYRRSRYSRSLSPAVRHSRDQRSRSPIRSRHSRHDDRSYRVDRDLYSRRRERDRSRDHYSGSRRNRSRSSSPQRKSSRAGSRSPKQHRESASSRTKRSSRADSRSPRHHKSSRLSPVNSHRSSSHRGRHSRSRSRSIERKHHSNEKEDSRKTEKSKQDYKRLERSNESSKDPKRSRDIKEDKSVAHSTGGPKRRSLSPKDERSANKHKRSKLDDSSSEKADTVNKDQNIDGECSESIGDKKSVQSSTLKQHRNLEDGDDVKHAEKRYSSRHESSRSSHRKHEKSDSATTERERPTVESTHLRDDKRSSHHSSSRSHRTSRRLEEGSLKAAIDQNKVEKLKEDNIKTSGLEAVITKESQISDDIHGKSDNCSKLEPHMSSPCLTGDESMRNSKASTGDTNHIEGTFTGLTKDCNVENVTCKVSLMVGTDDHTENKEAEFQTTELENRSSIKIKENVGQDPADLDDDCWQKTADLAAKYPPYVDQGSVYTKSGMSPSGTDITARKSKYTELKGPQSTIPDKIGVEGAPNVDSTNITSITKEWYIDRDYKPDELGTSHMNQQSSNLVAHVGSLFEGQINGLSNNEKIKEKSETEEYGCVQTIQSVPLDHGNPSDSKEIRNVESSSALMVRDHGYFSQDLSNMNDISFTNENLTDQNPEVNFGGHRMKYEGRCGEPQSAGVVEISSLNNHMSADKVAESNEDWTTAHSSVLDAPASSSSP, from the exons ATGGCGGATCGGAGCGCGGCGGCTGCGAAGCCCATATGGATGAAGCAGGCAGAGGAGGCTAAGATCAAGAGTGAGGCGGAGAAGGCGGCAGCGGCAAAGGCCGCTTTCGAGGCCACTTTCAAGGCTATGGAGAAGGCCaaggcgaaggaggaggaggaggaatcttCCGACAGCGACGGGGACGAGCCGGAAGACCTTGCGTTGAAGCCCATCGGCCCCGTGGACCCATCCAAGTGCATCGCCGCTGGCGCTGGGATCGCCGGAGGCACCGCTTGCGCGCCGTGCACCTTCACTGTCGTAACCAAGGATTCTGACAGCCGGAAGATTCCCACCGGTGGAGCCCAGATCAAGGTGAAGATCTCGCCTGGTGTTGGAGTCGGGGGCTCCGATCAAGAGGGTATGGTTAAGGATCAGGGGGACGGGGCGTACGCCGTGACCTATGCAGTGCCCAAGCGCGGGAACTACATGGTGCATGTTGATTGCAACGGGAAGCCAATCATGGGGAGCCCGTTCCCAGTGTTTTTTAGCGCCGGCACAGCCATAGGGGCAACGAGCTTGCCTGCGGTGTCCTCTTACCCCAATATGGTGAATCAGACAATGCCCAACATGCCAAACTATGCAGGCTCAGTATCTGGGGCATTCCCGGGGCTGTTAGGCATGACGCCTGGTGTTGCATCAGGATCCGCCGGAGGAGTGGTTTTGCAGGGGATTGGGGCATCACTGGGAGAGATCTGTCGGGAGTACTTGAATGGACGATGTTCGAAGACTGACTGCAAGCTCAATCACCCACCACATAATCTGCTGATGAGTGCACTAGCAGCAACGTCAACAATGGGGACCTTGAGTCAGGCCCCTATGGCCCCTTCAGCAGCTGCAATGGCTGCTGCTCAAGCAATTGTTGCTGCACGGGCTCTTCAAGCTCATGCTGCTCAGATGCAGGCCCAGTCTGCTGGGGGCTCACCAG GCTCATCTGATGAGGCTTCCAAATCTGATGCTTTGAAGAAAACAATACAAGTCAGTAATCTTAGTCCACTTCTTACAGTGGATCATCTCAAACAGCTTTTTGGTTACTGTGGAACTGTTGTTGATTGCACCATCACGGAATCGAAGCACTTTGCTTATATCGAATATACTAAGGCAGAAGAAGCAACTGCAGCTTTGGCACTTAACAACATGGATGTAGGGGGGCGTCCGTTGAATGTTGAGATGGCAAAGTCCCTTCCTTCTAAATCAGCCGTGGGAAATTCCTCATTACCGTTAGTTATGCAGCAAGCGGTTGCTATGCAACAGATGCAATTTCAACAAGCCTTAATGATGCAACAAGCAATGGCCTCGCAACAGGCTGCTGCTCGAGCAGCGACAATGAAATCTGCAACAGAGATGGCATCAGCAAGGGCAGCTGAAATAAGTAAAATGTTAAAAGCAGAAGGTCTAGTTAGTGATGACAAGGAAGTTAAAAGAAAGTCCAG GTCCCCATCTATCCCTCGCCGTGATTCCAAGTCTCGATCAAGGTCACCCATTAAGTATCGAAGAAGCAGGTATTCTCGGTCTCTGTCACCTGCAGTGAGACATTCCCGAGACCAAAGATCAAGATCACCAATAAGATCACGCCATTCACGTCATGATGACAGGTCGTACAGAGTTGATCGTGATCTCTATAGCAGAAGACGAGAAAGGGATAGATCACGTGATCATTACTCTGGCTCAAGGAGAAACAGAAGTAGGAGTTCAAGTCCTCAAAGAAAATCATCTCGAGCTGGATCGAGATCACCCAAGCAACACAGAGAAAGTGCAAGCTCCAGAACAAAGAGGTCATCTCGAGCCGATTCAAGATCGCCAAGGCATCATAAATCAAGTAGATTATCTCCAGTAAATAGTCATCGGTCTTCCTCTCATCGTGGTAGGCATTCTAGATCTAGATCTAGATCCATTGAGCGAAAGCATCATTCAAATGAAAAAGAAGACTCCAGAAAAACCGAAAAGTCAAAGCAAGATTATAAAAGATTGGAGAGAAGTAATGAGTCCTCTAAAGATCCAAAAAGGTCAAGGGACATTAAGGAAGATAAGTCTGTGGCACATTCAACTGGCGGTCCTAAACGAAGGTCCTTGTCACCCAAGGATGAGAGAAGTGCTAATAAGCACAAAAGGTCTAAGCTGGATGATTCAAGTTCTGAAAAAGCTGACACTGtgaacaaggatcaaaatatagATGGGGAGTGCTCCGAGTCAATAGGAGATAAGAAGTCTGTGCAGTCTTCAACTTTAAAACAGCACAGAAACTTGGAAGATGGTGATGATGTTAAGCATGCTGAAAAACGATATTCAAGCAGGCATGAGAGTTCAAGATCAAGTCACAGGAAGCATGAAAAAAGTGACTCGGCCACTACGGAGAGAGAACGTCCAACTGTTGAGTCCACACACTTGAGGGATGATAAAAGGTCTTCACATCATTCAAGTTCAAGATCTCACAGAACTTCTCGTCGTTTGGAAGAGGGGTCCCTCAAGGCTGCTATTGACCAGAACAAAGTGGAGAAGCTAAAAGAGGACAACATAAAAACTAGTGGACTCGAAGCTGTCATCACCAAGGAATCTCAAATTTCAGATGACATCCATGGAAAATCTGACAACTGTTCAAAGTTGGAGCCTCACATGTCAAGTCCCTGTTTGACTGGGGATGAATCTATGAGAAATTCTAAGGCTTCTACTGGAGACACAAATCACATAGAAGGTACTTTCACTGGATTGACAAAAGATTGTAATGTTGAAAATGTGACTTGTAAAGTAAGTTTAATGGTGGGTACTGATGATCATACTGAAAACAAAGAGGCAGAGTTCCAGACTACTGAACTTGAGAATCGCAGTTCCATCAAAATTAAGGAGAATGTTGGGCAAGACCCAGCAGATTTAGATGATGATTGCTGGCAAAAAACTGCTGATTTGGCTGCCAAGTATCCTCCATATGTTGATCAGGGATCGGTATACACTAAAAGTGGTATGTCACCTTCTGGAACAGATATTACTGCCAGGAAAAGTAAATACACTGAGTTGAAGGGACCTCAAAGTACCATTCCTGATAAAATAGGAGTTGAAGGGGCACCAAATGTTGATTCCACAAATATTACAAGCATTACTAAAGAATGGTACATTGATCGTGACTACAAACCAGATGAACTGGGTACAAGTCATATGAATCAGCAGTCATCAAacttagttgctcatgtgggctcCCTTTTTGAGGGGCAGATCAATGGTTTAAGCaataatgagaaaataaaagagaaaagtgAAACTGAGGAATATGGCTGTGTACAGACAATTCAGTCAGTACCCCTTGATCATGGGAACCCCAGTGATTCCAAAGAAATTAGAAACGTGGAATCCTCTTCTGCCTTAATGGTCAGAGACCATGGATATTTTTCACAAGATTTATCTAACATGAATGATATTTCTTTCACTAATGAGAACTTGACTGATCAAAATCCAGAGGTAAATTTTGGAGGTCACAGGATGAAGTATGAAGGCAGATGTGGTGAACCACAGAGTGCTGGAGTAGTGGAGATCTCCTCTCTTAACAATCACATGTCCGCTGATAAGGTTGCAGAGTCAAATGAAGATTGGACGACCGCACATTCTTCTGTCCTGGATGCCCCAGCTAGCTCATCATCACCATAG